A single genomic interval of Juglans regia cultivar Chandler chromosome 1, Walnut 2.0, whole genome shotgun sequence harbors:
- the LOC118349671 gene encoding uncharacterized protein LOC118349671 isoform X1, with amino-acid sequence MTLVPSWLESLLSTDFFSVCSNHKNASRSECNMFCLDCHNHDAFCFYCRSTRHRDHLVIQIRRSSYHDVVRVAEIEKVLDITGVQTYVINSARVLFLNERPQPKITGKGSSHLCEVCKRSLLDPFRFCSLGCKLVGIKKKGDSSFNLSMNNDHEIKGSGERMPRRFFPVKEDDDEEHDELREGRRMIQLQDMIRYRSSMSHPADHHHQHDNLPTISNVVVSRRRRKGIPRRAPLGP; translated from the exons ATGACATTGGTACCAAGCTGGCTTGAATCGTTATTATCTACGGATTTCTTCTCCGTTTGCTCCAACCACAAAAATGCCTCTCGCAGCGAGTGCAACATGTTCTGCCTTGATTGCCATAATCACGATGCTTTCTGCTTCTACTGCCGATCAACACGCCACAGAGATCACCTTGTTATCCAA ATTAGGAGATCATCGTATCATGATGTTGTTCGGGTGGCGGAGATTGAGAAGGTTTTGGATATAACTGGAGTTCAGACATATGTGATAAACAGTGCCAGAGTTCTCTTCCTCAATGAGAGACCTCAGCCTAAGATTACCGGTAAAGGAAGCTCTCATTTGTGCGAAGTATGTAAAAGAAGTCTGTTGGATCCCTTTCGCTTTTGTTCATTGGGATGTAAG CTTGTAGGAATAAAAAAGAAGGGGGATTCGAGCTTCAACTTAAGCATGAACAATGATCATGAAATCAAGGGAAGTGGAGAAAGAATGCCAAGAAGATTCTTCCCAGTaaaggaagatgatgatgaagaacaTGATGAATTGCGTGAAGGCCGGCGTATGATCCAATTACAAGATATGATTAGATACCGAAGCAGCATGTCTCATCCtgctgatcatcatcatcaacacgATAATCTTCCAACTATATCCAACGTCGTCgtctcaagaagaagaagaaagggcaTCCCTAGAAGGGCACCTCTAGGGCCCTAG
- the LOC118349671 gene encoding uncharacterized protein LOC118349671 isoform X2 — translation MPLAASATCSALIAIITMLSASTADQHATEITLLSKRSSYHDVVRVAEIEKVLDITGVQTYVINSARVLFLNERPQPKITGKGSSHLCEVCKRSLLDPFRFCSLGCKLVGIKKKGDSSFNLSMNNDHEIKGSGERMPRRFFPVKEDDDEEHDELREGRRMIQLQDMIRYRSSMSHPADHHHQHDNLPTISNVVVSRRRRKGIPRRAPLGP, via the exons ATGCCTCTCGCAGCGAGTGCAACATGTTCTGCCTTGATTGCCATAATCACGATGCTTTCTGCTTCTACTGCCGATCAACACGCCACAGAGATCACCTTGTTATCCAA GAGATCATCGTATCATGATGTTGTTCGGGTGGCGGAGATTGAGAAGGTTTTGGATATAACTGGAGTTCAGACATATGTGATAAACAGTGCCAGAGTTCTCTTCCTCAATGAGAGACCTCAGCCTAAGATTACCGGTAAAGGAAGCTCTCATTTGTGCGAAGTATGTAAAAGAAGTCTGTTGGATCCCTTTCGCTTTTGTTCATTGGGATGTAAG CTTGTAGGAATAAAAAAGAAGGGGGATTCGAGCTTCAACTTAAGCATGAACAATGATCATGAAATCAAGGGAAGTGGAGAAAGAATGCCAAGAAGATTCTTCCCAGTaaaggaagatgatgatgaagaacaTGATGAATTGCGTGAAGGCCGGCGTATGATCCAATTACAAGATATGATTAGATACCGAAGCAGCATGTCTCATCCtgctgatcatcatcatcaacacgATAATCTTCCAACTATATCCAACGTCGTCgtctcaagaagaagaagaaagggcaTCCCTAGAAGGGCACCTCTAGGGCCCTAG
- the LOC118348466 gene encoding histone-lysine N-methyltransferase ATXR3-like — protein MGDGGVACMPLQQQHHMERFPIPEKTLYGNGSKNGSNSNNNGFNSKSLKLADTERKKKMKVKKEQFAKNGESEKSDLGFNRGKKSSREVENGETFAEKVQKEEVEEGELGTLNGDFVSRRSEIEKGEIVDKWRRSEVEKGEVAYGKWRKDEVEKGEIVPEKTRRGEAERVDFGSWRGSKDEIEKGEFIPDRWHKGEAPRDEYNHYKSRRYELGNDKGSRFEVERTPPSGKYSGDDSFRRKEFNRNGSQLCKSTPRWESGQERNIRISSKIVDEEGLYRNEYSNGKNHGRDYSSGNRLKRYGTDSDSTERKYHGDYGDYVERKSLITTRGQ, from the exons ATGGGCGATGGAGGCGTCGCATGCATGCCTTTGCAGCAGCAGCATCATATGGAGAGGTTTCCAATTCCGGAGAAGACGCTCTATGGTAACGGAAGCAAGAATGGGAGCAATAGCAACAACAATGGGTTCAATTCCAAGTCGCTCAAGTTGGCTGACACGGAGcgaaagaagaagatgaaggtgaAGAAAGAGCAATTCGCGAAGAACGGAGAGTCCGAAAAGAGTGATTTGGGATTCAATAGAGGTAAAAAGAGTAGTAGGGAAGTTGAAAATGGTGAAACTTTTGCTGAGAAGGTACAGAAGGAAGAGGTAGAAGAGGGTGAATTAGGGACTTTGAATGGAGATTTTGTGTCTCGGAGAAGTGAAATTGAGAAGGGAGAGATTGTTGATAAATGGAGAAGAAGTGAGGTGGAGAAAGGAGAGGTTGCTTATGGTAAGTGGAGGAAAGATGAGGTGGAGAAGGGTGAGATAGTGCCGGAGAAGACTAGGAGAGGAGAAGCAGAGAGAGTGGATTTTGGGTCGTGGAGAGGCTCAAAAGATGAGATTGAAAAGGGAGAGTTCATTCCAGATAGATGGCATAAAGGGGAAGCACCAAGGGATGAGTACAATCATTATAAATCACGCAGGTATGAGTTGGGTAATGATAAGGGGAGTAGATTTGAGGTTGAGCGTACACCACCTTCTGGGAAGTATTCGGGGGATGATAGTTTCCGTAGGAAAGAGTTCAACAGAAATGGAAGTCAGCTCTGCAAAAGTACTCCCAGGTGGGAGAGTGGTCAGGAGAGGAATATAAGGATCAGTTCAAAAATTGTAGACGAGGAAGGTTTGTATAGGAATGAATACAGTAATGGGAAGAACCATGGGAGAGATTACTCTTCTGGTAACCGGTTGAAGCGGTATGGCACTGATTCGGATAGCACAGAGCGGAAGTATCATGGAGATTACGGGGATTATGTGG AAAGGAAGTCCTTAATAACAACAAGAGGACAATGA
- the LOC109010137 gene encoding uncharacterized protein LOC109010137 isoform X1, translating into MVRPKDQFWVYAEDLKNGRFSCNFCHLQFPGGISRIKWHLSGRKCHDIKVCEQVPRHIQLEVRKVLDTPNKIKADRSSLVEDENHSILSVPSRCPNLYTENDSILVGQNNNNVREGDNLSTPASSSRAQNACNKKDKYCQEVLDEQLAKLCFFFGIHPKAVVSPIFEDFVKSIVEFGPGYQPPSPFTLGTELMSNVEMKAKKYVEDLINDSFQANCTLMVNIWIDYNDFNEDRNNRVDIFVYSQRGVVCLKSCNYGLREGIQEAISSTIEFLDPSHIVQLIYNDYEDHHYLNCEFSTIRNTVLENHPWICVNHCPVVVIKDFLYEMRSWSKLRSLIGLVRLILSYTYHHSNMSFRRGKKRPKEDYASIIFMFKSVLEVEDELKAVQFSMITLSSDRVKLLDEQNVAEHLRCAKFIDYIIRRKQFWSRVKAVAQVLFLMFQTRCLVNREDSSIGYLYEMIERVSDGIDKSRNYDCFLYDFIGERFFDMRRKIIHPIHAAAAFLNPAYMCSDNFKENVEMIDGINYVFENMVESEEKEAFTKEVQQYRTKMPKLFTAQAITMLKTCHPRIWWDYCGKHTPVLRKHAIGILCQPCSTSVCKRYQVPQGDWRSEDNWSVQVNTMIMSMNNYSESLRLEPIILDKLGGGEDDDALKDVEELVDKYYMDHVLTRFTDDTIVDRMIEDWRLSWLDNFSSFPYLYGI; encoded by the exons atggtTCGACCAAAAGACCAGTTTTGGGTGTATGcagaggatttgaaaaatggtcGTTTTTCCTGTAATTTTTGTCATCTTCAATTTCCGGGAGGTATTTCTAGGATAAAATGGCATTTGTCTGGACGTAAGTGCCACGATATTAAAGTTTGTGAACAAGTGCCACGACATATTCAGTTAGAAGTGAGAAAAGTACTCGACACTCCCAATAAGATCAAAGCTGATAGATCATCTCTGGTTGAGGATGAAAATCACTCAATTCTTTCAGTACCATCTCGTTGCCCAAATCTATATACGGAAAACGATAGCATTTTGGTGGGTCAAAATAACAATAACGTTAGAGAGGGTGATAATCTTTCCACTCCAGCTTCGTCATCACGTGCGCAAAATGCATGTAACAAAAAGGATAAGTACTGTCAAGAAGTACTTGATGAACAATTGGCTAAGTTGTGCTTCTTCTTTGGTATTCATCCTAAGGCCGTTGTCTCTCCCATTTTCGAGGACTTTGTGAAGAGTATTGTTGAATTTGGACCCGGTTATCAACCACCAAGTCCTTTTACCCTCGGGACTGAGTTGATGTCAAATGTGGAAATGAAAGCTAAAAAATATGTTGAGGATCTCATAAATGATTCATTTCAAGCAAATTGTACCTTGATGGTCAACATTTGGATagattataatgatttcaatgaAGACCGTAATAACCGTGTGGATATCTTTGTTTATTCGCAAAGAGGTGTGGTATGCTTGAAATCATGTAATTATGGGTTAAGAGAAGGTATTCAAGAAGCCATATCTTCTACAATTGAGTTCCTTGACCCCAGCCACATTGTACAACTTATATACAATGATTACGAGGATCATCATTATTTAAACTGTGAGTTCTCCACAATTAGGAATACGGTTTTAGAGAACCATCCTTGGATTTGCGTGAATCATTGTCCTGTTGTTGTTATTAAGGACTTCCTTTATGAAATGAGATCATGGTCGAAACTGCGTTCTTTAATTGGTCTTGTGAGATTAATACTTTCATACACTTATCATCATTCCAATATGTCATTTAGAAGAGGGAAGAAAAGACCGAAAGAAGATTATGCATCCattatttttatgttcaaaTCAGTTTTAGAAGTTGAAGATGAACTGAAAGCCGTGCAATTTTCTATGATAACATTGTCGAGTGATCGGGTGAAATTGCTTGATGAGCAGAATGTAGCGGAACATCTTAGATGTGCAAAATTTATTGATTACATTATCCGCCGTAAACAGTTTTGGAGTCGAGTGAAAGCAGTGGCACAAGTGttgtttttaatgtttcagACTCGATGCCTGGTTAATCGCGAGGACTCAAGTATAGGATACTTGTATGAGATGATAGAAAGGGTGAGCGATGGGATTGACAAAAGTCGTAACTATGATTGTTTCCTTTATGATTTTATAGGGGAAAGATTCTTTGATATGCGAAGGAAGATTATTCATCCAATACATGCAGCTGCTGCCTTTTTAAATCCAGCTTATATGTGTAGTgataattttaaggaaaatgttgAAATGATAGATGGCATAAATTATGTGTTTGAAAATATGGTCGAGTCAGAGGAAAAGGAAGCATTTACCAAGGAAGTACAACAATACCGCACGAAAATGCCAAAGTTATTCACAGCTCAAGCCATCACAATGTTAAAAACATGCCATCCTC GAATATGGTGGGACTATTGTGGAAAACATACCCCGGTATTAAGGAAACATGCAATTGGAATATTGTGTCAACCTTGTAGTACTTCAGTTTGTAAGCGTTATCAAGTGCCGCAAGGTGATTGGAGATCAGAAGATAATTGGTCAGTACAAGTGAATACAATGATCATGAGCATGAATAATTATTCTGAATCATTACGGTTGGAACCGATCATTCTTGATAAACTTGGCGGCGGTGAAGATGACGATGCTCTTAAGGATGTGGAGGAACTGGTTGACAAATACTACATGGATCATGTTTTAACTCGATTCACTGACGATACTATTGTTGATCGCATGATAGAAGATTGGAGGCTTTCATGGCTAGATAACTTTTCGAGTTTTCCTTACTTATATGGTATTTAA